A part of Bacillus horti genomic DNA contains:
- a CDS encoding PLP-dependent aminotransferase family protein: protein MFGIYLSPTAELSKTAQLCSQIRKKIEKGELSSGTRLPPTRKLAQELGIARNVVIDAYEQLVAEGYLIGHAGSGTYVADGILSFTSSGVQPEVTVEASEPQGESKELREQQEDMIEFGIGTPDLESFPDTLWSKYLKAAVVESSRALFDYGDSRGEEELRVEICAYLYRTRGMRCHPEQVMITSGSSEGISLIATALRAQYHSIYLEDPTIEFTYHIFKQNQYQIAPVDVDESGMELHELDDFADRHLLLLTPSHQFPTGGILPIQRRQQAVRMVERADSYIIEDDYDGDFRLKGIPIPPIYSLSPERVLYVGTFSKTLAPGLRLGFIVLPQHLIKRFAQLREELNLRTPTVPQIALARFMRDGRLDRHIHKMKKLYRQRRTLLISALKQHFGKRARIIGDEAGMHMRVEFPEGPFLDDWQESIAYGVKVHSVEEYSLVKGKHLHQIVLGYGNVQEHDIQKGIERLYQFYVDKAQ, encoded by the coding sequence ATGTTCGGCATTTATCTAAGTCCAACAGCAGAGCTGTCTAAAACGGCACAGCTATGTAGTCAAATTCGCAAAAAAATAGAAAAGGGAGAGCTTAGTAGTGGAACTCGTCTTCCTCCTACACGTAAGCTTGCCCAAGAGCTTGGGATTGCTCGAAATGTTGTCATCGACGCTTATGAGCAACTGGTTGCCGAAGGTTATCTGATCGGCCACGCTGGCTCAGGTACGTATGTAGCTGATGGCATCCTCTCTTTTACTTCAAGTGGCGTTCAACCTGAAGTTACGGTCGAAGCAAGTGAGCCCCAAGGAGAGTCCAAGGAATTACGGGAACAACAGGAGGATATGATTGAATTTGGAATAGGAACCCCGGATTTAGAGAGCTTTCCTGACACATTGTGGTCTAAGTATTTAAAGGCCGCTGTGGTGGAATCGTCGCGCGCTCTATTTGATTATGGAGATAGTAGGGGAGAAGAGGAGCTCAGAGTGGAAATTTGTGCTTATTTGTACCGCACGAGAGGAATGCGCTGCCACCCTGAGCAGGTCATGATTACGTCTGGCTCCTCGGAAGGGATTTCCTTGATCGCAACGGCGCTGCGCGCACAATATCATTCCATATATTTAGAAGATCCGACAATAGAGTTTACGTATCATATCTTTAAACAGAATCAGTATCAAATCGCTCCAGTAGATGTGGATGAATCTGGCATGGAGCTGCATGAGCTAGACGATTTTGCTGACCGTCATCTGCTTCTTCTGACACCCTCTCATCAATTTCCGACCGGTGGCATATTACCGATCCAACGAAGGCAGCAAGCCGTTCGAATGGTAGAGAGAGCAGATTCTTACATCATTGAAGATGATTACGATGGCGATTTTCGTTTGAAGGGGATTCCGATTCCACCGATATATTCCCTTAGCCCTGAAAGAGTCCTATACGTGGGGACCTTTAGCAAGACCCTTGCCCCCGGCCTCCGTTTGGGTTTCATTGTCCTTCCACAACACTTGATTAAGCGATTTGCACAGCTGAGAGAAGAGCTAAATCTACGCACACCAACTGTACCCCAAATAGCGTTAGCTCGCTTTATGCGAGATGGTCGTCTGGATCGCCATATCCATAAAATGAAAAAGCTCTACCGTCAACGGCGCACGCTGTTAATCAGTGCTTTGAAGCAGCATTTTGGCAAGAGGGCGAGAATTATTGGGGATGAAGCAGGGATGCATATGCGTGTAGAATTTCCTGAGGGTCCCTTTCTTGATGATTGGCAGGAATCTATAGCTTACGGAGTTAAGGTACATAGTGTAGAAGAATATAGTCTTGTAAAAGGCAAGCATCTTCATCAGATCGTACTAGGATACGGAAATGTACAAGAGCACGACATTCAAAAAGGGATAGAGAGACTGTATCAATTTTATGTCGACAAAGCTCAGTAG
- a CDS encoding VOC family protein yields MTQHTIIQKIGQISVPVREDMERAIHFYKELLGLPLLFSTSTMAFFDCQGIRLLLSLPEKEQFAHASSVIYFQVEDIQASFAALNDKGVAFIDEPHAVAKMGDTETWMVFFKDTENNIHALMSEVKVK; encoded by the coding sequence ATGACTCAGCACACGATCATTCAAAAAATTGGACAAATATCAGTACCTGTCCGAGAGGATATGGAGAGGGCTATTCATTTCTATAAGGAACTGCTGGGTTTGCCTTTGCTTTTCAGCACATCTACGATGGCCTTTTTTGACTGTCAAGGGATTCGCCTTCTGCTAAGCCTCCCGGAAAAAGAGCAGTTTGCTCATGCGAGCTCCGTGATCTATTTTCAGGTCGAGGATATTCAGGCATCCTTTGCTGCGCTTAATGACAAAGGAGTAGCCTTTATTGATGAGCCTCATGCTGTAGCGAAAATGGGAGATACAGAAACATGGATGGTGTTTTTTAAGGACACCGAAAACAACATTCATGCCCTAATGAGCGAAGTAAAGGTAAAGTAG
- a CDS encoding helix-turn-helix domain-containing protein produces MNHKSSINYVLQASSREFYWEGNGQLSIKTFRHGRAHYRVNQGFFAVEQDRYLLLNEGPYSLAIEQEKDIDSFCLFFKDGLADEVQQSSRLSTDQLLTDPYQTSASPVQFFEKTYPHDPLLSALMLQLKSNLDEDEDEPVWMEQQYYNIMQRILQIHSHTLEATHSLSALRTATREELFKRVSLAHDYILAFFDQASLTLEQIARVACVSPNHLLRSYTEVFGRSPFQHVSELRVKKALQLLENTELPMTELTFRLGYSNPVSFSKMFKKHVGLSPLQYRKKVISDKNP; encoded by the coding sequence ATGAATCACAAATCTTCCATTAACTATGTCTTACAAGCTAGTAGCCGGGAATTCTATTGGGAAGGAAACGGGCAGCTTTCTATTAAAACGTTTCGCCATGGACGTGCTCATTATCGAGTAAACCAGGGCTTTTTTGCCGTTGAGCAAGACAGATATCTTTTACTTAATGAAGGTCCTTATAGCTTAGCGATTGAGCAGGAGAAGGATATTGATTCCTTTTGTCTGTTTTTTAAGGATGGGCTTGCTGATGAAGTCCAACAAAGCTCTCGCTTATCTACTGATCAGCTTCTCACTGATCCCTATCAAACCTCAGCTTCTCCCGTTCAGTTTTTTGAAAAAACATATCCGCATGATCCTCTTTTGTCCGCTTTGATGCTACAGTTAAAAAGCAATCTAGACGAGGATGAGGACGAGCCCGTTTGGATGGAGCAGCAATATTATAACATCATGCAACGCATCCTCCAGATTCACAGCCATACTCTTGAGGCCACCCATTCCCTGAGCGCCTTGCGCACAGCGACACGTGAAGAACTTTTTAAGCGTGTAAGCCTTGCTCATGACTATATTCTAGCCTTCTTTGATCAAGCCTCCCTTACTCTAGAGCAAATAGCTAGGGTCGCTTGTGTCTCACCAAATCACCTTTTAAGAAGCTATACTGAGGTGTTTGGGCGTTCTCCATTTCAGCATGTTTCAGAACTGAGAGTAAAAAAAGCCCTTCAGTTGCTAGAGAACACAGAGCTCCCTATGACTGAACTTACGTTTAGACTCGGTTATTCAAATCCTGTTTCATTTAGTAAAATGTTTAAGAAACACGTTGGCCTCTCTCCCCTCCAGTATCGCAAAAAGGTGATATCGGATAAGAATCCCTAA
- a CDS encoding CapA family protein, whose product MNSNSPNRFNIALTGDSIIARRISMHQDEQTVNLYQKIKEADVAFTNLEVLPNNFVGHPAARSDGAHFAAHSYVLDDLMDIGFNLYSCANNHALDYGVDGLLSTIQELEERQLSYAGIGKNLTEARMPVYHSVSGGTVALLSCTSTFFDEQAAGEQRPEVQGRPGVNPLKFEVEYEVTEKQLHALKEIYQDLGLEEQRQNFVKLGFGSDPTNKKLFPFVDTNLRVAGTMNALFSASDTPKVRTKTSTKDMQDMAKWVKEARARADVVIVSLHAHEQGQVKEQPAEFIREFTHRMIDEGADVVVGHGPHLLKGLEIYKGKPIFYSLGNFIGHNELVFKLPEDSYKRFNVDSTLTPSEIFRLRSDNGRKGFPGNAVYWETIMPICQIKDGRLQSIELHPVSLTRGDTPYKRGRPYLSDAKTGIEIMNRFSALSKEFNTTIHIDETGKGIIHL is encoded by the coding sequence TTGAATAGTAACAGCCCTAATCGGTTTAATATAGCATTAACTGGTGATAGTATTATTGCTAGACGAATATCCATGCACCAGGATGAGCAAACGGTAAATCTCTATCAAAAAATAAAAGAAGCAGACGTTGCTTTTACTAATCTAGAGGTTCTGCCCAACAACTTTGTCGGTCATCCAGCCGCCCGTAGTGATGGGGCACACTTTGCCGCACACTCCTATGTTCTCGATGATTTGATGGATATCGGCTTTAATCTATATTCCTGTGCCAATAACCACGCTTTAGATTACGGAGTGGACGGGCTTTTGTCAACGATTCAGGAATTAGAAGAAAGACAGCTATCCTACGCTGGCATTGGGAAAAACCTTACGGAAGCCAGAATGCCCGTGTACCATTCCGTTTCAGGAGGAACCGTAGCTCTGCTGTCCTGCACCTCTACCTTTTTTGATGAGCAGGCAGCAGGAGAGCAGCGCCCAGAAGTACAAGGCAGACCAGGCGTCAACCCACTAAAATTTGAGGTAGAATATGAAGTAACGGAAAAGCAGCTGCATGCTCTAAAGGAAATCTATCAGGATTTGGGGCTTGAGGAGCAGCGGCAAAACTTTGTAAAGCTTGGATTCGGCTCTGATCCCACAAATAAAAAGCTATTTCCCTTTGTCGATACAAACCTAAGAGTAGCAGGTACAATGAATGCCCTATTTAGTGCCTCCGATACCCCAAAGGTGCGGACGAAAACGAGCACGAAGGATATGCAGGATATGGCCAAATGGGTGAAGGAAGCTAGGGCTAGAGCAGACGTTGTGATTGTCAGCCTGCATGCGCATGAACAAGGACAGGTGAAGGAACAGCCTGCTGAGTTTATCAGGGAATTTACTCATCGCATGATTGATGAGGGGGCTGATGTTGTGGTTGGACATGGACCTCACCTGCTTAAAGGACTGGAAATCTACAAAGGAAAGCCGATCTTTTACAGCTTGGGGAACTTTATTGGACATAATGAGTTGGTGTTTAAGCTACCAGAGGATTCGTACAAGCGCTTTAATGTAGATTCAACCCTTACGCCAAGCGAAATATTTAGACTACGAAGTGACAATGGACGAAAAGGATTTCCTGGAAACGCCGTTTATTGGGAAACGATCATGCCGATTTGTCAGATCAAGGATGGGCGCTTGCAAAGCATTGAGCTTCATCCCGTATCCCTAACGCGGGGAGACACTCCTTACAAGCGAGGTAGACCGTATTTATCCGATGCAAAAACAGGAATTGAAATTATGAACAGGTTTAGTGCTCTGTCAAAGGAATTTAATACGACCATACATATAGATGAAACCGGAAAAGGGATCATTCATCTCTAG
- a CDS encoding ABC transporter ATP-binding protein encodes MVKPHIEDKQPLLDIKNLKKYFPIRTPLGRTRSYVKAVDDVSFTLFEGETYGLVGESGCGKSTTGRTILRLLEPTAGECLLDQQDIFQMNQKELRDVRKRIQMVFQDPYSALNPKKRIGKTLEESLAIHRISSKKVRTELVMELLHKVGFQKSQYYRYPHEFSGGQRQRIGLARALILNPKIVICDEPVSALDVSIQSQVINLLEEVQEEFKLTYLFVAHDLSVVRHISDRVGVMYLGHIIEEAKTDDLYKDPLHPYTKALISAVPIADPKQKRERIALKGEIPSPINPPSGCVFHTRCPYVMERCKTDIPALETKENGHRVACHLYDDM; translated from the coding sequence ATAGTGAAGCCCCACATTGAAGATAAACAGCCCCTTCTTGACATTAAGAATTTAAAAAAGTATTTTCCTATACGCACTCCTCTGGGACGTACTAGGTCCTATGTGAAGGCTGTAGATGATGTAAGCTTTACGCTGTTTGAGGGTGAAACGTATGGACTAGTAGGTGAGTCTGGCTGCGGAAAAAGCACCACAGGAAGAACGATTTTGCGATTGCTAGAACCTACGGCTGGGGAATGCCTCCTTGATCAGCAGGATATTTTTCAAATGAATCAAAAAGAGCTACGGGATGTAAGGAAGCGGATACAGATGGTTTTTCAGGATCCCTATTCAGCTCTTAATCCCAAGAAGCGGATTGGAAAAACGTTAGAGGAATCCCTTGCCATCCATCGTATCTCTTCTAAAAAAGTAAGAACCGAGCTCGTCATGGAGCTTCTGCACAAAGTAGGGTTCCAAAAAAGCCAGTATTACAGGTATCCTCATGAATTTTCAGGGGGACAACGGCAAAGGATTGGCCTAGCGCGAGCCTTAATCTTAAATCCGAAGATCGTCATTTGCGATGAACCGGTATCTGCTTTAGATGTTTCCATTCAGTCTCAGGTCATCAACCTCCTAGAGGAGGTTCAGGAAGAGTTTAAACTGACCTATTTATTTGTAGCCCATGATTTAAGTGTCGTTCGGCATATTTCCGATCGGGTTGGCGTGATGTACCTAGGTCATATTATCGAGGAAGCGAAAACAGATGATTTATATAAAGACCCACTTCACCCTTATACAAAGGCACTGATATCTGCCGTCCCTATAGCGGACCCAAAGCAAAAACGAGAAAGGATTGCTTTGAAGGGCGAGATTCCCTCTCCCATTAATCCACCATCAGGGTGCGTCTTTCATACCCGTTGCCCTTATGTGATGGAACGCTGCAAGACGGACATCCCCGCTTTGGAGACGAAGGAAAACGGACATCGTGTAGCTTGTCATTTGTACGATGACATGTAG
- a CDS encoding ABC transporter ATP-binding protein, which translates to MEKDHLLQVKGLCTHFPTEKGRVTAVSHVSFHIDKGEVLGIVGESGCGKSVTAESIMRLLNEKGGVFYEGEILYEGENLLQMSEDEMRNIRGNKISMIFQDPMSSLNPVYTVGNQIIEGLVNHQKLSKKNAYQKAVEMLKLTGIPSPEKRVHQYPHELSGGMRQRAMIALALACRPTLLIADEPTTALDVTTQAQILEVLEDLKNELNMATIMITHDLGVVAEVCSRVIVMYLGQVIEEAEVEELFDRPLHPYTRGLLRSIPQLDGDREQKLHVIEGMVPTLHDVPTGCRFVARCKYADEQCHQEEPVFSFVTEQHAVRCWHYEKIEKQEADHSEAPH; encoded by the coding sequence GTGGAAAAGGATCATCTATTGCAGGTCAAAGGGCTCTGTACACATTTCCCCACGGAAAAAGGAAGAGTGACCGCTGTCAGTCATGTGTCCTTCCATATAGATAAGGGCGAGGTTTTAGGGATTGTAGGAGAATCTGGCTGTGGGAAAAGTGTGACGGCTGAGTCGATTATGCGCTTACTCAATGAAAAGGGAGGCGTCTTCTATGAAGGGGAAATCCTGTATGAGGGTGAAAACCTCCTGCAGATGAGTGAGGACGAGATGAGGAATATTCGAGGAAACAAGATCTCCATGATTTTTCAAGACCCGATGAGCTCTCTAAACCCCGTGTATACCGTTGGTAACCAAATTATCGAAGGACTTGTTAATCATCAAAAGCTCTCCAAGAAGAACGCCTATCAAAAGGCGGTTGAGATGCTCAAATTAACAGGAATCCCTTCCCCTGAAAAAAGAGTCCATCAGTACCCCCATGAGCTATCTGGTGGCATGCGCCAGCGGGCCATGATTGCCCTAGCGTTAGCCTGCCGTCCCACTCTACTCATCGCCGATGAGCCAACCACAGCGTTGGATGTGACCACCCAGGCTCAGATTCTTGAGGTGCTGGAGGACTTGAAAAATGAACTCAATATGGCGACCATCATGATTACTCATGACCTTGGAGTTGTTGCTGAAGTCTGTTCCAGAGTGATTGTGATGTATTTAGGGCAAGTGATAGAGGAAGCGGAGGTTGAAGAGTTATTTGATCGTCCTCTACATCCCTATACACGTGGACTACTGCGCTCGATTCCTCAATTGGATGGAGACAGGGAGCAGAAGCTACACGTGATCGAAGGGATGGTGCCTACCCTCCATGACGTACCAACAGGCTGTAGATTTGTAGCTAGATGCAAGTATGCAGATGAACAGTGTCACCAGGAAGAACCCGTATTTTCTTTCGTCACTGAGCAGCATGCCGTTAGATGCTGGCACTACGAAAAGATTGAAAAACAGGAGGCTGATCATAGTGAAGCCCCACATTGA
- a CDS encoding ABC transporter permease, whose amino-acid sequence MEALPQRENLDDIKKLMRKEQSQLAVRRFLSNRMAVIGSCIILLILLLALVAPLLVQHGPLEMVPTERLKAPSAEHWFGTDNFGRDVLSRVAYGARVSFGVGLAVTLITGVAGMIIGLLSAYYRALDHVLMRICDGLMAFPAILLAIAIMATMGSRTENVIIALSIVFTPYVARVVRSSALVIREQTYIEALHSQGASSLRIIALHIAPNTISPLIIQCTFIFADTIITEAALSFLGAGIPAPNPSWGNILYDGKLVIFNAWWMTVFPGIAIMLTVLGLNLFGDGLRDLLDPHTNKAKK is encoded by the coding sequence ATGGAAGCCTTACCACAACGAGAAAATCTCGATGACATCAAAAAGCTTATGCGCAAGGAGCAATCCCAGCTCGCTGTCCGACGCTTCTTATCCAATCGTATGGCTGTCATTGGCAGTTGTATTATTCTGCTGATCCTCCTGCTGGCGTTAGTTGCCCCTTTATTGGTCCAGCATGGACCATTAGAAATGGTGCCTACGGAGCGGTTAAAGGCTCCTAGTGCGGAGCACTGGTTTGGTACAGATAATTTTGGACGAGATGTGCTTAGTCGAGTGGCCTACGGAGCGCGTGTATCCTTTGGTGTCGGCTTAGCCGTTACCCTGATTACCGGAGTTGCGGGCATGATCATCGGACTCTTATCCGCCTACTATAGAGCATTGGATCATGTTTTAATGCGCATATGTGATGGGTTAATGGCCTTTCCCGCTATTCTGCTAGCAATCGCTATCATGGCTACGATGGGCTCCAGAACGGAAAATGTCATCATTGCCCTGAGCATTGTGTTTACCCCATATGTGGCTAGGGTGGTGCGTTCATCTGCTCTAGTCATCCGGGAACAAACGTATATTGAGGCGTTGCACTCCCAAGGGGCAAGCTCTTTGAGAATTATCGCCCTGCATATCGCCCCTAATACGATTTCTCCTTTGATCATTCAGTGCACGTTTATCTTCGCTGATACGATCATCACAGAAGCGGCCCTAAGCTTTTTAGGAGCTGGGATTCCCGCTCCTAATCCGAGCTGGGGAAATATTTTATATGACGGCAAGCTAGTGATTTTTAATGCTTGGTGGATGACGGTGTTTCCTGGGATCGCCATCATGCTGACCGTACTAGGATTAAATCTATTTGGTGATGGATTAAGAGATTTATTAGACCCACATACGAATAAAGCCAAAAAATAA
- a CDS encoding ABC transporter permease, with the protein MTGYILKRLLSIIPVLLVVAVVVFSITFLTPGDPASVILGPEASAQEVNKLREELGLNKPVHEQFLEWIGGLLRGDLGSSLFMRETVVEAFFNHLGPTFSLALIAQVIAILIAIPLGILAAVRRGTMTDQSVMGLSLVGISVPSFLLGLFLVLLLAVQLRWLPVAGYRPISAGMLEHLKYLIMPALALGAMQAALITRMTRSAMLDVFHQNYIKTAKSKGLKEKVVIYKHALRNASMPILTVIGQTFGVLVTGAAVIETVFNIPGLGQLIVNSVERRDYAVIQGVVLLIAVTYVLLNLVIDLLYGVLDPRIRLSRK; encoded by the coding sequence TTGACAGGTTATATCCTTAAGAGACTTCTCTCCATCATCCCTGTGTTACTCGTTGTGGCCGTTGTCGTTTTTTCAATCACCTTCCTCACTCCTGGTGACCCTGCTAGCGTCATTCTCGGTCCTGAAGCATCGGCCCAAGAGGTCAACAAGCTTCGAGAGGAGCTAGGCTTAAACAAACCGGTTCACGAACAATTTCTCGAATGGATAGGTGGCCTACTACGAGGAGACTTAGGGAGCTCATTGTTTATGAGGGAAACGGTTGTAGAAGCTTTTTTCAACCATCTTGGACCTACGTTTTCCCTAGCGTTAATCGCTCAGGTGATCGCCATTCTGATTGCTATTCCATTAGGTATTCTGGCCGCTGTTCGCCGGGGCACAATGACCGATCAATCGGTGATGGGTCTCTCGCTAGTGGGGATTTCTGTTCCTAGCTTTTTATTAGGGCTGTTTTTAGTGTTGCTTTTAGCTGTCCAATTACGCTGGCTACCCGTTGCAGGCTATCGCCCAATAAGCGCCGGGATGCTAGAGCATTTGAAATATCTGATTATGCCGGCCCTCGCTCTGGGGGCTATGCAAGCCGCTCTCATTACCAGAATGACCCGTTCAGCCATGCTTGATGTATTTCATCAAAACTATATCAAAACAGCCAAATCAAAAGGGCTCAAAGAAAAGGTTGTTATCTATAAGCATGCTTTACGGAATGCTTCCATGCCGATTTTAACCGTTATTGGTCAAACCTTTGGTGTTCTAGTCACTGGGGCTGCCGTTATTGAAACGGTCTTTAATATTCCCGGTCTAGGGCAGCTCATTGTGAATTCTGTAGAGCGCCGTGATTATGCGGTCATCCAAGGTGTCGTGCTTCTAATCGCTGTTACTTACGTGTTACTCAATTTGGTCATTGATCTTTTGTACGGTGTGTTGGACCCAAGAATAAGGCTAAGTCGAAAGTAG
- a CDS encoding ABC transporter substrate-binding protein translates to MKNDFLRLGKFLLLVLLFLIITACSGTNEESATSDPETNNDSSNEGTSFGGTLTFAFNAQPPTLDPTGTTATATRDIARNIFEQLVTFDSNLEVKPMLAESFDVDTEAKTVTFQLRQGVKFHNGEEMLADDVVASMEKWAQSSAQANSFLSGISFQADGDYTVVAQLEQSGSLDMFIFADQTQIAAIMPKEIVEAATQTGVSEYIGTGPYQFVDWRSDQHIHLERFEDYQSREEESDGLSGKKMAYADDIYFQFVSDPSTRVTGIQTGEYHIGNFIPFDNAAQLEADPNVTNSIQEASFPGLVFNKRDGVFKDIKLRQAVAAALNMEDMMYAAYGNEDFFTLRHELMLEEQIAWYTDAGKGQYDQRNEEKARELLAEAGYNGEEVRILASREYEDYYSLAVVAQQQLESVGMNVKLEVYDWATVLEKRADPSAYDMFTSGWALRPTPVQYPFLASDAEWPGWTDSPEIDRLIDEIQASTSQEEALALTTELQEEFWNYLPIIKPGNSVEITSHRNEISGFDYLNGPILWNISIDD, encoded by the coding sequence ATGAAAAATGACTTTTTGCGGTTGGGGAAGTTTTTGTTGCTTGTCTTATTATTTCTTATAATCACTGCCTGTTCAGGGACAAATGAAGAATCTGCAACATCCGATCCTGAAACAAATAACGACAGCTCGAACGAAGGTACTTCCTTTGGGGGAACCCTTACTTTTGCTTTCAACGCTCAACCCCCTACATTAGATCCGACGGGAACCACGGCTACAGCTACACGAGACATTGCACGAAATATCTTTGAACAGCTTGTTACGTTTGATAGCAATCTTGAGGTAAAACCAATGCTTGCCGAATCCTTCGATGTGGACACAGAAGCAAAAACGGTCACCTTTCAATTGCGCCAAGGTGTGAAATTTCATAATGGGGAGGAAATGCTCGCTGATGATGTTGTCGCATCCATGGAGAAATGGGCACAAAGCTCTGCACAAGCAAATTCCTTCCTATCTGGAATCTCCTTTCAAGCAGACGGGGATTACACGGTTGTTGCCCAATTAGAGCAAAGCGGATCATTAGACATGTTCATCTTTGCTGACCAAACTCAAATTGCTGCTATTATGCCCAAGGAAATTGTAGAAGCTGCTACCCAAACGGGGGTTAGTGAATACATTGGGACAGGCCCATATCAATTTGTAGATTGGCGCTCAGACCAACATATCCATCTGGAACGCTTCGAGGATTATCAATCCAGAGAGGAAGAATCGGATGGCTTAAGCGGCAAAAAGATGGCCTATGCCGATGATATTTATTTCCAATTTGTTTCTGATCCCTCAACACGTGTCACAGGGATACAGACGGGAGAGTATCACATCGGTAACTTCATTCCCTTTGATAATGCAGCACAGCTTGAAGCAGACCCTAACGTTACAAACAGCATTCAGGAAGCCTCCTTTCCGGGGCTAGTTTTCAATAAACGTGATGGTGTGTTTAAGGACATTAAACTACGACAGGCCGTGGCCGCTGCACTGAATATGGAGGACATGATGTATGCAGCCTACGGTAATGAGGACTTTTTCACCCTGCGTCATGAGTTGATGCTAGAAGAACAGATCGCATGGTATACCGATGCTGGGAAAGGACAATATGATCAGCGTAATGAGGAAAAAGCACGGGAGCTATTAGCTGAAGCTGGATATAACGGGGAGGAAGTGCGTATCTTAGCCTCCCGTGAGTATGAAGATTACTATTCTCTTGCTGTCGTAGCCCAGCAGCAGCTTGAGAGCGTTGGGATGAATGTGAAGCTAGAGGTTTATGATTGGGCCACCGTGCTAGAGAAACGAGCTGATCCTAGTGCGTATGACATGTTCACAAGCGGCTGGGCCCTGCGTCCAACCCCTGTTCAGTACCCTTTTCTAGCTTCTGATGCTGAGTGGCCCGGCTGGACAGACAGCCCGGAAATTGACCGACTCATCGACGAGATCCAAGCGTCCACCAGTCAAGAGGAAGCCTTAGCTTTAACGACAGAGCTACAAGAGGAGTTCTGGAACTACCTACCCATTATTAAACCTGGTAACAGTGTTGAAATTACGTCCCATCGTAATGAAATAAGTGGATTTGATTACTTAAATGGTCCCATCCTATGGAATATAAGCATTGATGATTAA